Proteins from a single region of Bos javanicus breed banteng chromosome 7, ARS-OSU_banteng_1.0, whole genome shotgun sequence:
- the LOC133251883 gene encoding olfactory receptor 7G1-like, translating into MELRNKTGVSGFLLMEVTEDPKLQSLVFSLFLSMYLVTVLGNLLIILAINYDPHLHTPMYFFLSNLSFTDICLSTTTIPKMLMNIHTRNQSITYAGCLTQVCFVLVFASLDSCILSAMAYDRYVAICHPLRYTVVMNSRLCCLLILLSLFTSIVDALLHSLMLLQLSFCTDLEIPLFFCEVVQVIKLACSDTLINKILIYFASSILGGIPVCGIVFSYIQIVSSVLRIASVSGKYKAFSTCVSHLSIVSLFYGTAFGVYVSSTFSNSSRNTAVLSMMYTVVPQMMNPFIYSLRNRDVKGALRKLVSI; encoded by the coding sequence ATGGAGCTCAGAAACAAAACGGGTGTTTCAGGATTTCTTCTCATGGAAGTGACAGAGGATCCAAAACTGCAGTCCCTTGTCTTCAGCCTGTTCCTGTCCATGTACCTGGTCACTGTGCTGggaaacctgctcatcatcctggccaTCAACTAtgacccccacctccacacccccatgtacttcttcctctccaatctATCCTTTACTGACATCTGTTTAAGTACAACCACAATCCCAAAGATGCTGATGAACATCCACACACGGAACCAAAGCATCACTTACGCAGGCTGCCTCACACAGGTCTGCTTTGTCCTGGTGTTTGCAAGTTTGGATAGTTGTATTCTTTCAGCAATGGCCTACGATCGCTATGTGGCCATTTGTCATCCACTGAGGTACACTGTCGTCATGAACTCTCGTCTCTGTTGCTTGttgattcttctttctctgtttacTAGCATTGTGGATGCCCTACTCCACAGTCTGATGCTCTTGCAGCTGTCCTTCTGCACAGATCTTGAAATCCCCCTCTTCTTCTGTGAAGTTGTTCAGGTCATCAAGCTTGCATGCTCTGATACCCTCATCAACAAAATCCTGATATATTTTGCATCTAGCATATTAGGTGGTATTCCTGTGTGTGGAATCGTTTTCTCTTATATTCAGATAGTGTCCTCTGTGTTGAGAATAGCATCAGTAAGTGGAAAGTATAAAGCTTTTTCCACCTGTGTGTCTCACCTCTCAATTGTGTCCTTATTTTATGGGACAGCTTTTGGTGTGTACGTTAGCTCTACTTTTAGTAATTCCTCCAGAAACACTGCGGTGCTTTCAATGATGTACACTGTGGTCCCTCAAATGATGAACCCCTTCATCTATAGCCTGAGAAACAGGGATGTGAAAGGTGCCTTGAGGAAACTTGTCAGTATCTAG
- the LOC133251964 gene encoding olfactory receptor 7G1-like — protein sequence MEPRNQTAVSEFLLMRLTENEKLKTILFNLFLSMYLVTVLGNLLIILAVIFDSHLHTPMYFFLSHLSFTDIGLSTTIIPKILVNMQAQSQRITYTGCLTQICFVLILVCWESFLLGAMAYDRYVAICHPLRYTVIVNPHLCVMLTLLSLFISIGNALLHTLMVLPLSFCKELEISLFFCEVVQVIKLACSDTLINNTLLYFAISLLGGIPVFGIIFSYTKIISSILRQSSVGGKYKTFSTCGSHLSVVSLFYGTGFGVYICSAIPDSPRKTAVASLMYTVVTPTMNPFIYSLRNKDMKGALRKLFSRVPTIL from the coding sequence ATGGAACCCAGAAACCAAACAGCTGTTTCTGAATTTCTTCTCATGAGACTGACAGAGAATGAAAAACTGAAGACCATCTTATTCAACCTGTTCCTGTCCATGTACCTGGTCACTGTCCTGggaaacctgctcatcatcctggctGTCATCTTtgactcccacctccacacccccatgtacttctttctctcCCATCTGTCCTTTACAGACATTGGTTTAAGCACAACCATCATCCCAAAGATCCTGGTAAACATGCAAGCACAGAGTCAAAGAATCACTTACACGGGTTGCCTCACTCAGATCTGTTTTGTCTTGATTTTGGTTTGTTGGGAAAGTTTTCTCCTTGGAgcaatggcctatgaccgctatgtggctaTTTGTCACCCACTGAGGTACACAGTCATCGTGAACCCCCACCTCTGTGTTATGCTGACTCTACTCTCCTTGTTCATTAGCATTGGGAATGCCCTGCTCCACACTCTGATGGTGCTGCCACTGTCCTTCTGCAAGGAACTGGAAATCTCCCTCTTCTTCTGTGAAGTTGTTCAGGTCATCAAGCTTGCCTGCTCTGATACTCTCATTAATAATACTCTTCTTTATTTTGCAATTAGCCTATTAGGTGGCATTCCTGTTTTCGGAATCATTTTCTCTTATACTAAAATAATCTCCTCTATTTTGAGACAGTCATCAGTGGGTGGAAAGTATAAAACTTTTTCTACCTGTGGGTCTcacctctcagttgtgtccttaTTCTATGGGACGGGTTTTGGAGTGTACATTTGTTCTGCAATTCCTGACTCTCCCAGGAAGACTGCAGTGGCTTCATTGATGTACACCGTGGTCACTCCCACGatgaaccccttcatctacagcctgaggaacaaAGACATGAAGGGAGCTTTGAGGAAACTCTTCAGTAGAGTACCTACTATTCTATGA